Proteins co-encoded in one Coregonus clupeaformis isolate EN_2021a chromosome 17, ASM2061545v1, whole genome shotgun sequence genomic window:
- the LOC121542311 gene encoding zinc finger CW-type PWWP domain protein 2 isoform X4, protein MSLLPDLKANEDETSYYADKTWVQCESPRCLKWRLVPKGDEARAELDHGKPWYCHMNPDPLFSHCSIPQGPFPNNSQFKEHGLKVVCSLLPVGSLVLVKACKWPWWPAILSPDPNMEEYVRLGSEGYVEHYHVEFLGRPHTRYWAAAKHVELYHTSFAKPKYRNLQGAMRKSYEVAMEEVAKVMEMGCEERLQFSHFQPQECG, encoded by the exons atgagtCTTCTTCCTGACCTGAAAGCCAATGAGGATGAAACATCCTACTATGCAGACAAGACCTGGGTCCAGTGCGAGTCCCCCAGATGCCTGAAGTGGAGACTGGTACCAAAGGGTGATGAAGCTAGGGCTGAGCTGGACCATGGCAAGCCCTGGTACTGTCATATGAACCCAGACCCTCTCTTCAGCCACTGCAGCATCCCTCAGGGCCCTTTCCCCAATAATTCCCAGTTCAAGGAACATGGCCTGAAGGTTGTGTGCTCCCTGCTGCCTGTCGGGAGCCTGGTGCTGGTGAAAGCATGCAAATGGCCATG GTGGCCAGCCATCCTGAGTCCAGACCCCAACATGGAGGAGTACGTGAGGCTGGGCAGCGAAGGTTATGTGGAGCACTACCACGTTGAGTTCCTGGGGAGACCTCACACCAGATACTGGGCTGCTGCTAAGCATGTAGAACTCTACCACACGTCGTTCGCCAAA CCCAAATACAGGAACCTGCAAGGTGCTATGAGGAAGTCCTATGAGGTGGCGATGGAGGAAGTGGCTAAGGTCATGGAGATGGGATGTGAGGAGAGACTGCAGTTCAGCCACTTCCAGCCCCAGGAAT
- the LOC121542311 gene encoding zinc finger CW-type PWWP domain protein 2 isoform X3, giving the protein MSLLPDLKANEDETSYYADKTWVQCESPRCLKWRLVPKGDEARAELDHGKPWYCHMNPDPLFSHCSIPQGPFPNNSQFKEHGLKVVCSLLPVGSLVLVKACKWPWWPAILSPDPNMEEYVRLGSEGYVEHYHVEFLGRPHTRYWAAAKHVELYHTSFAKPKYRNLQGAMRKSYEVAMEEVAKVMEMGCEERLQFSHFQPQELQ; this is encoded by the exons atgagtCTTCTTCCTGACCTGAAAGCCAATGAGGATGAAACATCCTACTATGCAGACAAGACCTGGGTCCAGTGCGAGTCCCCCAGATGCCTGAAGTGGAGACTGGTACCAAAGGGTGATGAAGCTAGGGCTGAGCTGGACCATGGCAAGCCCTGGTACTGTCATATGAACCCAGACCCTCTCTTCAGCCACTGCAGCATCCCTCAGGGCCCTTTCCCCAATAATTCCCAGTTCAAGGAACATGGCCTGAAGGTTGTGTGCTCCCTGCTGCCTGTCGGGAGCCTGGTGCTGGTGAAAGCATGCAAATGGCCATG GTGGCCAGCCATCCTGAGTCCAGACCCCAACATGGAGGAGTACGTGAGGCTGGGCAGCGAAGGTTATGTGGAGCACTACCACGTTGAGTTCCTGGGGAGACCTCACACCAGATACTGGGCTGCTGCTAAGCATGTAGAACTCTACCACACGTCGTTCGCCAAA CCCAAATACAGGAACCTGCAAGGTGCTATGAGGAAGTCCTATGAGGTGGCGATGGAGGAAGTGGCTAAGGTCATGGAGATGGGATGTGAGGAGAGACTGCAGTTCAGCCACTTCCAGCCCCAGGAAT